Proteins from one Prevotella sp. E2-28 genomic window:
- a CDS encoding type II toxin-antitoxin system Phd/YefM family antitoxin: protein MTALTFSDFRKNMASSFDLVDAGEHVFINRGSKKMYAIVAVDDDDLTITPAMAAKIEKARKEYKEGKGVSLKTHEDIDKYFESL from the coding sequence ATGACAGCACTTACATTTAGCGATTTCAGAAAGAACATGGCCAGTTCGTTTGACCTTGTAGACGCTGGCGAACATGTATTCATCAACAGGGGTAGCAAGAAAATGTATGCTATCGTGGCTGTGGATGATGATGACCTGACTATTACTCCTGCTATGGCTGCAAAGATTGAGAAAGCCAGAAAGGAGTATAAGGAAGGAAAGGGTGTATCTCTGAAGACTCACGAAGATATTGATAAGTATTTCGAATCACTGTAA
- a CDS encoding type II toxin-antitoxin system YoeB family toxin, producing MYEVRVLEEVEKVIKKWKKSNPQLFKKYQKIFHELADHPRTGIGHPEALVGGNNITYSRHITAHDRIIYDIYDETLVVLVIETEGHYNDK from the coding sequence ATGTACGAGGTAAGAGTTTTAGAAGAAGTAGAAAAAGTCATCAAAAAGTGGAAGAAGTCAAACCCACAACTATTTAAGAAATACCAGAAGATTTTTCATGAGTTAGCGGATCACCCTCGTACGGGTATTGGTCATCCAGAGGCATTGGTAGGTGGCAACAACATAACATACTCTCGTCATATTACAGCGCATGACCGTATTATCTACGATATCTATGACGAAACGCTAGTCGTATTAGTCATCGAAACAGAAGGACATTACAACGATAAGTAG